The DNA segment CAGGAAAAAGCATGCTTATCGAAAGATTGGTACCAATGTTAGCAGAAAAAGGATACAGTGTAAGTATAATTTCAAATGATGTGATTTCAAAAGAAGATGCCGATAGAATGAGAACGAATTTGGCTACCAATAGAGGATTACTTCCTGAAAATTTAGTCATAGGTCTTGCAACAGGCGGATGCCCTCACACTGCAATTAGAGAAGATCCGTCCATGAATCTTTCTGTAATAGAAGAAATGGAATCAAAACATCCTGATCTTGATCTTATAATTATTGAAAGTGGTGGAGACAACATTACAACTACATTTAGTCCTATTCTTGCAGATTATTTTATTTACATAATTGATGTTGCAGGAGGAGACAAATATCCAAGAAAGGGAGGATTGGGAATTGAAAGTTGTGATCTTTTAGTCATTAACAAGATTGATCTTGCCAAGATGGTCGGAGCTGATCTTGAAGTCATGAGAAGGGATGCAAGAAAGATTAGAAATGAAAAATCGTTTGAATTTATCAACTGCAAAACTGATGAGGGCGTTATGAAAGTAACTGAGCATATTATTCATAATGTATTGCTAGACTCTGCTCCAAAATCAGCAATTACACAAAAGGTGTGATTTTTGAATAAACTGGAATATTACACACCGGATGACATACCAAAAGAAATCCAGGCATATGAGACCAAAGTAGAACAATTAGGAGTTGGAAAATCAGGAAAAGTAGGCATTCTTGATTTAGAACTTCAAACAGATAATGAAGGCAAGACAATTGTTACAAAACAATTTTCTCAAGTTCCATTACAAATACAACGAGCTCTATATCCTGAAAGATCACTTCCTAAAATGGCATATCTTTATGTGATTTCACCATCTGGGGGGATTTTACAAGGAGATAGATACAGGACAGATGTCGTATTAAAGAACAAGGCCATTGCTCACATGACAACTCAAGGTGCGACTAGAATCTACAGCATGAACACAAATTCTGCATCACAAATTCTAAACATTACAGTTGATGAGGACTGCTATTTTGAATACATCCCTGATCAAATTATTCCATACAAAAACTCTAGATATTATCAAAAAGTAAATCTCAATGTTCATAACAATTCCACTTTGATTTATTCAGAAATTTTAACGCCAGGAAGAGTTGCCATGAAGGAGTCTTTTGAATACGACATATGTTATCTTAGAACACATTGTAAAGACCAAAATAAAAAAATCAGATTTTTAGAAAATACAAAAATTGAACCAAAAAAGATGAGAGTTGAAGATTTTGGAGTATTAGGGGAGTACGAAATAGTTGGAACAGTTTACATCTTGACTAGAAAAGATAACGTGAATGAATTAGAAAACAATCTTAATGAATACATTAGAAATTCAGATAGTGTTTCTGTTGGAACATCTATTCTTCCAGACGAATCAGGAATAATAATTAGGGTTTTAGGAAATAAAACAGATAGTGTCTTTGATGTGATTTTCAAAATACTTGAAATTAGCAGGAAAAAAATTCTCGGGGCAGAATTTAGTAAAATAAGAAAAAGTTAGAATGATTACAAATTACTCAATATTCCAATTTCAAAGAGGATATTTGCTCCTATGATAAAGCTGATTATAGCTGTTCCATATCTAAAAAATCGATTAAGGAGAGATACCCTATCAGTCAGCAAAACAGGCAGTCCTATCAAACCACTGATAGCAACCATACCAATAACAGAGCCCAGCCCAAATAGAAGAATAAAGGTCAGAGCCATCTCCATATTGTCAAGAGTTGTAGCAGCTAATGCAATCAAACTTCCACTTCCGGCCAATCCATGAATCAGACCAATCAGGTATGATTTGTGTTCATGTTTGTGATCGTCGTCGTTGTGTTCATGAGCATCAAAATGTAGATGTCCATCAGAATGTTGATGTGGATGTATATGTTGAATCTTGGATTTTTTTTTCCAGATTGCAGTAATTCCTAAAAATATCAGCATTACACCTACCATTAATTCAAGACCAGTGAAGATCTCAGTAGTTATATTGACTGTAAAGAAATATGCAAAAAATCCAATTGCTACAAGTGTTGTAGTATGTCCTGCACCCCAAAAAATTCCTACAAGTGATGATTTTGTAAATGCAGTTTTTAGTTTATTTTTTATTCCATTTTTAGACTTTCTTTTGAATAATTGTGTTCCAACTGCTGCTATATGATCAGGCTCAAATGCATGTTCGATTCCAACCATTAATCCCAATCCCATGATTAGAGCAGGGGTAAAATCACCAATGGAATAAATTATTTCTTCAAACAATTCTAAACATCATATTGAAAACCAATAATGAATTATTAAGAATTTAAAATGGATTTTTAAGTGGAAAATAAATTAATTTTTTGTTTTTTTTCTTTATCAAGCCATTCAGGAATTATTATTGCTCGGATAAATTCTTGTGTAGTAATGCCTCTTTTTGATGCCAGTCTCTTAATTTTTTGATAAACCGAATTATCCATTGTCATGAAAAATTTTGTTGTCTTTTTAGATTTTTCCACCACAAAGAAGATGATGTAATATTTTAAAATATTTATCAATATAAAAAAATAGTAATAAATATCAGCACAAGAGTTTTAGACATATAGCCGACGTCGACTAAACAAGTTTCAAGTTATTTAATCTCTGAAATATCTATCAGACATAACTAACAAGTTTTCATTATCATTCCAATGACATATGACAAAGTCAAAATCGGTTTTCTCATGACAATACTCTCTATCTCTTTGACATCTATTGTACTTGCTGAATCTTTTGCAGAAGAAAATAATCTTAGTCAAGAACAAGAACGCCAAAACGCAATTGAACAACAAACTAGCTTGTTCTCAAATAATCCTATATTTGGAAAAAAAATTGCCATGGAGGGATATGATAGGTTGATTTCACAGGTGGATCCTGGCATAGGACATGAAAATCATCAGCTAGCAGTGATAATCCCTATTAGTGATAAAGAATATACTGGAACTTTATACTATTCTGCATCTGAACCTGTTCAGCTTGTGTCACTTAGAGGTCCACTGGAACCTGGGGAAGAGAAAGGGAAATTCATTTGGACAACAGATGGAAATACAAACTATGAAATTACTCTGATCAACGAGTATAGTTCCTCTGGGGAATGGAATTTTGTTGGGAATGCTCTTGCAGTGCACACATTCAAAAATACTCCATTTGTGATAGACTACAAAGTAGACTATGAAGAAGTAAGCGAGTCATTAACACTTCCACTCAACAGTCTAAATGATGTCAACATTATGACAGAATTTAATTTTGATTCAGGTACTGTGAAGATAGATAGTTTTGATGTGTTCAAACAAGTAAGTGGATTTGGCAAGGTTCAACCTGTTGTTAATCTACAAGGAATTGTAGGAATTGACAAAAGTATCCTATACAGAGCTGCAGATGCTGAATTTAATGTAGGTACAGGTCCATTTGGATTAGATCATAAGTTCTCAGAGTTTGGAATGTCAGTGTATCTTGAACAAGGAGATATGCCAATAAGAAAGATAACCTATAGGGAATGTGACATTACGAACTACTCAATAGATACTCTGTATGACAATGATTACAGCTATAACAGAGCCTCTGTTTTTGTGATCGTAGATAATTTTGAGATAACCTGTGCAGGAATGCAACCATATCACTATGATTATCAGAAATACATTGATGAGTATGGAGTGGATGCAGTCATGAAAATGAAAAACATGAAGATGAGCCCAAAAACACATAATGATTATGGCATAGATTGATGAGTTAATCTAGGGCCAAAAAATTTTTTTTTATTAAATCAATTTACAAGATAAAACGCTATCTTTCATACTTTCATAACATATATGATGATTCAGATTAAATTTGTTGTTCAAAATAATAATTTTACAAAGACAAAAAAAATTCAATTTTGTAAAAATCATGAAAAAAATCTTGAAATAATGTATGGAATTATTAAAGAATCGATTGACAGAAAAGAGAAAAATGATTTAGAGCAACTAATGATGATTTGTTGTTTTCATATGGTAAAAGAGATTAGAGAAAATACAACCACAAGAATTATTCAAAATAAATTGATAAAAGAATTGTTTAAACATCAAAGTATAATGCAAATTTTTAAAGATATTAAGAATATGTCCATAGAGGCCAAAATAGACAATTTTCCAAAAAAAGTGCTACACTTTTCACCTAAAAATAGAGATTTTATGCCTATTCTAGCAGGACTACAGGTTTTGAAGTGAGTTTGAGTACTTTTTGTGTAACATTACCCAAGTTTGAAGTAGATTTTCCTATACCTTTTTTGCTCATAATTATCATATCAATCTTGAGCTTGTCTGCAAGTTCTGTAATTTTTTCAGCAGGATCTCCCAATTTGACAATACGTTTGTAATCATTGATTTGTTTAGGTACAACTACACTTCTAAGAATTAATCTACCTTCTTCTTGAATCTGAGATGCTAATTCTTCGTCGATATTTTCTTCATTTTCATCAGTCCATTCTATTACATGTAACAAATAGATCCTTACTTTGGCAGCCCCTCTGAAAAGATAATTAGCATGATAAAGGGATTTCAATGATCTTGCAGACCCATCTATAGGAACTAAAATTTTCATCACAGGTGAATCATTTCCA comes from the Candidatus Nitrosopumilus sediminis genome and includes:
- a CDS encoding urease accessory protein UreD — encoded protein: MNKLEYYTPDDIPKEIQAYETKVEQLGVGKSGKVGILDLELQTDNEGKTIVTKQFSQVPLQIQRALYPERSLPKMAYLYVISPSGGILQGDRYRTDVVLKNKAIAHMTTQGATRIYSMNTNSASQILNITVDEDCYFEYIPDQIIPYKNSRYYQKVNLNVHNNSTLIYSEILTPGRVAMKESFEYDICYLRTHCKDQNKKIRFLENTKIEPKKMRVEDFGVLGEYEIVGTVYILTRKDNVNELENNLNEYIRNSDSVSVGTSILPDESGIIIRVLGNKTDSVFDVIFKILEISRKKILGAEFSKIRKS
- a CDS encoding sulfite exporter TauE/SafE family protein, which codes for MFEEIIYSIGDFTPALIMGLGLMVGIEHAFEPDHIAAVGTQLFKRKSKNGIKNKLKTAFTKSSLVGIFWGAGHTTTLVAIGFFAYFFTVNITTEIFTGLELMVGVMLIFLGITAIWKKKSKIQHIHPHQHSDGHLHFDAHEHNDDDHKHEHKSYLIGLIHGLAGSGSLIALAATTLDNMEMALTFILLFGLGSVIGMVAISGLIGLPVLLTDRVSLLNRFFRYGTAIISFIIGANILFEIGILSNL
- the ureG gene encoding urease accessory protein UreG; its protein translation is MTHIPRIGIGGPVGSGKSMLIERLVPMLAEKGYSVSIISNDVISKEDADRMRTNLATNRGLLPENLVIGLATGGCPHTAIREDPSMNLSVIEEMESKHPDLDLIIIESGGDNITTTFSPILADYFIYIIDVAGGDKYPRKGGLGIESCDLLVINKIDLAKMVGADLEVMRRDARKIRNEKSFEFINCKTDEGVMKVTEHIIHNVLLDSAPKSAITQKV